Below is a window of Musa acuminata AAA Group cultivar baxijiao chromosome BXJ3-11, Cavendish_Baxijiao_AAA, whole genome shotgun sequence DNA.
ATCCACTCTTtcgcttattattatttttttctcttaaagTCTAGTGTCACAATTTATTGTTCGAttacattttctttttctttttcatcaagCTTTTAAAATTTGTTCTATAATGAAGATGGATTTACAACTATAGACTtgtcatatgttttttttttttttataaaaataagtatttattatttttatatatgttatatgtatAGTAATATGGTTAACTTCCCCAAAAATCAAAATTCAATATATGAATTTAtgatttcataataaaattacaAGTTATCATCAATTTCAATTGAAATGAGTAGGAAGAACTCACCTCAATCATAGATCACATGACTATTAGCTTGGCACAAAGAGCAGACCTATGTCATATAATAGACACCTAAGTCCCACacaaaaaagtttaatataaagATTCTTCAATTTACTATTATCAATATCAATTACTgtttactcatgattttattttttatttcaatcttAATTTAAACATCAAAGGGATTAGACGAGACGTTCCACTTTATCCTTTTTATACATTGACCATCAAATGAGCAAACAAGCATTAGAGTCATCCTTTTAGTTATCTTTGAACTCCTTACACAGGTGGCCTAACACCGCGTCAAACTAATTGAAACATCATCCATAATCAATCCcatcattttaatattaaattgatGGTTCATGGATATTGATAAATACATTTAGCCTTACATCAATTAAGAAAATAGATAAATCAATACCTTATAAGCTACTAGTGTCACCATCTATCTTTAGAATACCTTTTGGTCATCAAATTGTAGGAATTCTCTTAAAATGAATAATTCCACACGAGTATAAGTATTTGttataaaagatatttttttctaaattacaAGAAACTAATTTGAACCCTTttggttgaaatttttttttgccaTTTCGATTCGAGAGGGTTAAAAAGGCACTATACTTTTGTAAAAATacagtaatttttattttatgaaatatttttacacaatacttatatatatatatatatatatatacgttacGTGTCGGAATAAATCGGGTCAACACTCATCATAAGATTCCACATGAGTCCAAAAGACGCGTCATCGGCAATATGGCAAAGGCGCAATACATGATGCTGTCCATGTATCATCACATACGTACAATATCATGACGTGGTGAGAGGACGAGTGCAGCAACATCATACCTAACAAATTGGACCTCAATACAAGTGTAAGTTCGGAATCGGAATCGTGATGCATGGTTGAGTCACAAATTGGACCGCATCGTTATCAACATTACTCATTTCCTAGCCATCAATCATCACAGTTTTAGGTTTAGAATGTAGGAATATTTACATAATaataagatatattttgggtccaagataTGTCACAATTGATGCCACGTCGCATTATAGCCGGGTCGGCAAGGGGAGAACCCCCACACGCTAAGTCAGAAAggtttttctcaactgcttagagatttcctcaaagccCCCTGCAAGATTAAGCTTTcatcaaggatgtcgatcttggaccgatgagatgaaaatagtttgaGGGTAAAagactttgtgagtgagtctgcatGTTGATCAgttgtatgtacgtgagaaacacaaagttgatgtctgacaacttaatctcgcacgaagtggaagtcgatggcaatgtgtttcatcgGGTTCCTACACATAAATCGAAGTCGAGAGGGGTTTTTCCCAACTTGACTCCTCTGAAGTCAAGTATTGAATGGAGTTTTGGGAATTCTTTCTTCTTCTAACGTCGATTAAGAGGTTAGCTTTTATACTTACAAGCGAGGGTCATAGTGATCTGATTATGGTAGCCGACTCCTCAAGCGATCGGCTTATACTTTTGTACGAGTACCGATCGACCCGTATAGATCTACGTCGCGCGACGTCATTTCGAACTTTTCGAAGTCACTTTGTATTATGCGATGTTGTCTTGTACAACTTTGGATGGTGCGGGAAGGGGTGATCGCCCACCCGACTCGGAGGTGCCATGTCGACGTGAAGTACCATAGGCTCCATGTTTGCACTAATGTGTTTGCTGATTATGACCATTGGGTCGATACTTTTTATCACATAGTATCACatcaatcatatatttatataaataacatgacacctcatatatatatatatatatatatatatatatatatatacacgtggaACCCACTCCACTGGTGAAGTCCATGAAACGTGACAGTTATGTCTCAGCCCATCTGGCAAAGCCCAATAAGATAAAAGGTCGTGGTGCCTTAAAAGAACGAATGGAAGAATCCGCTACAGTGGCTCTCAAAGCACAGCGCCTAAAATAAACCTACCTTTCTGTACCTGAATCGATCGCTTGCGAGCCATACGCATCAACAACATGCTTTACGTTTCCGTTGTTTGGCCCGAGAATAAGCTGGTGACAAGAAAGCAAGCAGGTTTGTCCGTCCCATGAATGCAGAGTCGTCCGTCCTCTGCGTTGCTTGCCCCCACCATAAGTTATCCCCccaaagatttctttttcttgctttcgtttccTTCTATCTTCTTTGTTACCGATGGAGAAGTTGAACCCAAAGGTGAGCTTTGCTGCATTAGTGAAGCgtcttcttgtggtgcctcttatgTTGCCTGTGGTACttttgacttcaaagctcagatccttatttataatttcaaaaaatctgATTTTTCCGATGTACTATGGGACTTGCGAAACTAAGCTGGTGTCTTGATGGAGACAGGACCAAGAAGACCGAGCGGGAGGAATCGTTAGAGATTTTTAGCCTATATATAGGCGTCCTAACTTCGAGTTGTTTGTGAccaaatcgagagagagagagagagagtgtgtgtgtgtgtgtaactaAGCATGGATCCGAGGCCACTGCAGTCCATTTTAGGCTTGTGATTGGAGCAGTTCCTCCTTCTTGTTGAGCCTCTCCACCAGACGCCAAAGAGACGACTGGGTCATCGAGCTCACAGTGGCCACTGCAGTCCATTTTAGGCTTGTGATTGGAGCAGTTCCTCCTTCTTGTTGAGCCTCTCCACCAGACGCCAAAGAGACGACTGGGTCATCGAGCTCACAGTGGCCACTGCAGTCCCTTTGAAGCATCTTATCCCATGAAATCGATGCGGTGCAAACGCAGCGAGGGAGACGAAAGCCGAACGGCGAGTGGGATAGCAACAGCGTGCGATATTTTGATCGCTTTCTCGATCTCGTAGCTCATGACGATGCTAATTTTTTTTGGATGAataatcaccttttttttttttctcgtcttCGTTGGACGACTTTGACCTCTTCCGATTTTGCAGCTTTAGCTGATCTAATATAATCTTCTTTACttttcaaaagaacaaaaaaaaatcatccacGCTTTGGGACAAGCCGACATGGCTCGCTCCATCATCACTTTCCAACTAGTTTCAGCGAAAGAAAAATGGGAGTGGGAACAAAAAATCTGCACAGGACGTCTCCATTTCAAGGATCCGCTGAAGCAATGTTTATCAATATATTAGCAGTCGAAATCTTTCATTTATTGTGAATATTTATTTGGATGGTACAAGTGGCAGAATTCCAATGGAATTAAGCATTCTGTGTAAGAGATCAAATCAATGTTAGTTAACCATTCATATGTATCAGATAGCAGACAGGTCGTGTCTGTCATTTTCTACGTAAAGAAAAGTTAGGAAAAGCTATATCATAAGTCCATCATGTTTCATCAACATTCTCAAACACAAATACCGCACATCGACTGTCCCACCTTCACTTCATTCTCTAGATAGTTTCGGCGAACGAGAAAGCAAGCTGAGAAAAAGTATTCTACCAAGTCCAGACTAATGGGGTGCAAGTCCAGAGGAAGCAACTTACGTTTTGGAGACGACTTCTTCAACAAGGCCGGCGTCTTGATGTAGACAGGAACAAGAAGACCGAACGGGAGGAATCGTTAGAGATTTTTAGCCTATATATAGGCGTCCTAACTTCGAGTTGTTTGTGAccaaatcgagagagagagagagagagtgtgtgtaacTAAGCATGGATCCGAGACTAGAGGAAGCAGCTTATGCGGGAGACCTCACTTTGTTGCGGCGTTTGCTACAAGAAGACCGGCTCCTGCTCCACAGGCAAATCATCGCCGCGGCTCACCTGTCGGACAGCCCCCTCCACATCGCTGCATCGCTCGGCCACTCCGACCTGGTGCGCCGTAAACCCGGAGCTCGCGCATGGCCGCAACAGCGAAGGCCTTTCCGCCTTGCACCTGGCCGCTGCCCAAGGCCACTTATCCGTGGTGAACGAGCTGCTGCAGTACGCAGCCGCTGCCAATCTCTGCTTGGCGACCGACAACGATGGCTTAATGCCGGCCCACAATGCAGCCTTACGAGGCAGGCTTGATGTATTGACTGTGTTACTGGATGCGTGCCCGGAGTCCGCGCGAGCTGTGACATCGCAAGGTGACTCCATCCTTCATCTTACTGTGAAATCAAACAGCTTCGAGACCGTGCAGTTGTTGCTGAACAGAACGGATGAGAACGATGAGCTACTCAACTCTGGAGATGCGAAAGGCAACACCGTCCTGCACCTTGCTGTGGCCAGAAAACAGCTCCAGGTAGGTATTCCTGATCCCGATTAGAGGAAATAGATTtaaatgtcttcttcttcttcacaagGTTTTTATGCGTCCCGTACATCTTGAGACACAGCCTTGTCATAGCAAAAAGATACAAGTATTTTGCATTTCATTCACGAAAAGCAAATGGAAATAGTAAGGAGCTACATGTTCAAATTAAATTCAGACACAAATAAAACATCATCATAGTACAACATAAATCTCATAATATTTAGAtttaataattttagaaatttaaATCTCCTAAAAAATAACTTAGATAAACAGAATTCTGGTTTTTCTCCATTACCCCCTTTATTTGAAATAAGTTCTCGATGAAAAtatcatattaaataattatttatgaatatgacataatattaataatgatgTCTAATAGTGCTTATTCTTTTAACATGTTCAATAAATATCTTGGGTGATAATCCTTTTGTTAATGGATCTCTAATCATAAGGACAATGCTAATATAttcaattaatattatttatttctaaacTTTCTTTTTTCACCGCTAAATATTCcattttcatatatttatcacCTTTATAGCACTCACTTTTAAAGAAGAATACTATTacaaaattatcataataaagttctaaatttttttaaagagTAAATCATGAAAACGAGATTTGAGCTTTTGAATTGTAGCCTTAAAACATGTCACAAACTAAACTTCTATGATGAATGTAGCAATGATGGACTGCTTTGCCCTCATCCACAAAATTGCTCCTCAACTAAAAGGAACAAATGGTCAAGtgttatttttttatatcaacacatctagcaaaatctgaATCTAAACATCCAATTACTTCgagattatttgatctcctatgggcGAGTATATAATCCTTCATTCCTCATAAATATCTTATAACTTTCTTTATAGCTTTTTAATAGTCAAATCTAGAATTACTTTGATATCTGCCCAATATTTCAATAGCAAAACTGATGTATGACCTAATACAAATTTAGGCATGCATTTAACTTTCCACGATAGATACATAAGGAATTCTTTTCATTTGTTCCAATTCATTCTTTGAACATTGCATAAGATAAATTTACCCCCTTTCCAAATTGGAATAATACctcctaaataatttttttttactttttaaaaattttattaatatattttttatgagataATCCTAACAATCCTTATGATTgatcttaaaatattttaattcctaTCACATACATGGGTTGCCTCtctcatatttttttaattcaaagtttttagaaagatattttttatttcatataataaacTAAGAT
It encodes the following:
- the LOC135652307 gene encoding ankyrin repeat-containing protein BDA1-like, producing the protein MRETSLCCGVCYKKTGSCSTGKSSPRLTCRTAPSTSLHRSATPTWCAVNPELAHGRNSEGLSALHLAAAQGHLSVVNELLQYAAAANLCLATDNDGLMPAHNAALRGRLDVLTVLLDACPESARAVTSQGDSILHLTVKSNSFETVQLLLNRTDENDELLNSGDAKGNTVLHLAVARKQLQVGIPDPD